The following are encoded in a window of Glandiceps talaboti chromosome 5, keGlaTala1.1, whole genome shotgun sequence genomic DNA:
- the LOC144435308 gene encoding uncharacterized protein LOC144435308 produces MAGSIDVPDFVPQPLLKHHDARILDLAFVMDCTGSMGSWIEEAKKNIQSIVEEIVAKEMSDIHLGLVEYRDHPPQDSTFVTRVLDFTPSLDTMQKRMDKMSASGGGDGPEAVADGLYKSLKLKWRPQATKVCVLIADAPPHGLDKSGDGFPKGCPSGHDPMKIVREMAEKNITLYSVVCGSYAEGFKDFFMAIAHLTGGQYVSLKDAKLLSKVIIGGAREEMSLQQLMDEVNNEVMQEYRAKGGRVDEDAMATRVETALKKRKRTAKTMTGAVTDLPEVSERSKRIAELESMADVCSELAKPETSATATPITTPPKTSCRKRKLDDTKTITSPSKKMTVTIGSAKRRHAHSCPDSDDDVAQTRARSKCPVTGICTVCCPSSSSRSCCAKASGRKSPTLPPVSPSISTSTKTKVYRSARKTIVVKSTIASTSPKTVSMDGEIAVDESTEISSKQVRRLVKKSIAVNKLRRS; encoded by the exons ATGGCTGGCTCTATCGACGTTCCCGACTTTGTTCCACAACCATTGCTGAAACACCATGACGCACGTATTCTAGATTTAGCGTTCGTTATGGACTGCACCGGTAGTATGGGTAGCTGGATTGAAGAGGCTAAAAAG AATATTCAAAGTATTGTGGAAGAAATCGTTGCCAAGGAGATGTCTGATATTCATCTAGGATTGGTTGAATACAGAGACCATCCTCCACAAGACAGCACCTTTGTAACACGTGTACTGGACTTCACTCCATCCTTGGATACTATGCAGAAGAGAATGGATAAAATGTCTGCAAGTGGAG gTGGTGACGGTCCAGAAGCTGTAGCTGATGGTCTCTACAAATCGCTGAAGTTGAAATGGCGCCCCCAAGCGACGAAAGTGTGCGTCTTGATTGCCGATGCTCCTCCCCATGGTCTGGATAAAAGTGGAGATGGGTTTCCAAAAG GTTGTCCATCTGGTCATGATCCAATGAAAATCGTACGTGAAATGGCAGAGAAAAACATCACTTTATACAGTGTAGTGTGTGGATCCTATGCTGAAGGCTTCAAAGATTTCTTTATGGCCATTGCTCACCTGACTGGAGGTCAATACGTGTCATTAAAAGATGCTAAACTATTGTCAAAGGTCATCATAGGGGGCGCTAGAGAAGAGATGTCACTGCAACAATTGATGGATGAAGTTAACAATGAAGTGATGCAGGAATATCGTGCAAAAGGAGGACGAGTTGATGAAGATGCCATGGCAACCAGAGTTGAAACAGCTCTTAAAAAGAGAA AACGAACTGCTAAAACAATGACTGGTGCTGTCACCGATTTACCCGAAGTATCAGAGAGATCAAAACGAATTGCAGAGTTAGAAAGTATGGCAGATGTCTGCAGTGAATTGGCAAAGCCTGAAACTAGTGCAACAGCGACCCCAATTACCACTCCACCAAAGACAAGTTGTCGAAAGAGAAAACTGGATGATACAAAAACTATTACTTCACCATCAAAGAAAATGACAGTAACAATAGGGTCTGCAAAGAGGAGACACGCACATTCTTGTCCTGACAG TGATGATGACGTTGCCCAAACGAGAGCACGGTCCAAGTGTCCAGTGACCGGAATCTGTACAGTGTGCTGtccctcatcatcatcacgttcaTGCTGTGCAAAGGcttctgggagaaaatcaccaACACTACCACCAGTATCGCCAAGTATAAGTACTTCCACAAAGACAAAGGTTTACAGATCTGCCAGGAAAACTATTGTCGTCAAATCTACCATCGCTTCAACATCACCAAAAACTGTCAGTATGGATGGTGAAATCGCAGTTGATGAAAGTACAGAAATTTCATCCAAACAAGTTCGAAGATTGGTGAAGAAATCCATCGCTGTCAACAAGTTGAGAAGGTCATAA